A part of Maniola jurtina chromosome 19, ilManJurt1.1, whole genome shotgun sequence genomic DNA contains:
- the LOC123875312 gene encoding uncharacterized protein K02A2.6-like, which translates to MLRDGVIEPVDCSDWASPLVPVNKADGSLRICADYKATVNPVLLVDRYPLPRIDDLIVRLSGSNYFSKIDLSQAYNQIELDDSKNITDIPNVEVFLDDVVIGGKNRQEHLRAVESVFSRLHRYGLKLKSNKCVFLVDEIKYLGYVLNKEGIKTDPDKIEAITKIPRPSNVTELRSFLGLVNFYAKFVRNMSVRLVPLYELLKRDTKWVWSKECERAFKEVKTLLTSAEVLSHYDPARPLIVTCDASAKGIGAVLSQPSRNGDCERPVAYASRTLNDAEKNYSQIHREALAIIFSVHKFHQYLYGRHFTLRTDHKPLVSIFGPHTGIPTMVASRMQRWAIILSAYTFDIEYVRTDKNGADGLSRLPMTGKQLAARQVPEQTYLHFIQEALLLDYNEIKKHTTRDPDLSKILSYLRDGWPTENSITNLQPYFNRKNELYEELGCVMWGHRLVVPETCRDRVLKMIHEPHMGIVKSKSLARSYVWWPSLDESIQRVCQGCEVCAAQADAPPKQAVRMWPWPNRPWSRIHLDFMGPIFGKTYLVIVDATSKWIEVFQVPNTASTVVIDRLTELFSRFGLAKQIITDNASYFASTEFRNFTQSNGIEHIFTAPYHPASNGLAENAVRTLKRVIKKAVSERQNVDRALWTFLMHYRNTEHSTTGECPAMLLLGRRLRTKLDALKPDRERKVAKVQQHQREMAKGVEREVNPEDEVWYRQYLKREKWVPGQVVECTGPSNYKVRGQDGDLVHRHIDQLKKRSTRFSLACPTTSLNQESSTDPQSPAALSEQVQPERSTRGDIEAPVTPGSSTGSDKVHTNTPASPEFQDAVESNESPAQTRRRSTSPAHAITPEPRPLRQCRIRKPFNKL; encoded by the exons ATGCTGCGGGATGGAGTCATCGAGCCTGTGGACTGTTCGGACTGGGCTTCGCCTCTTGTACCGGTAAATAAAGCTGACGGTTCTTTGAGGATTTGTGCGGACTACAAGGCTACAGTGAATCCCGTTTTGTTAGTTGATCGTTATCCTTTGCCTAGGATCGATGATTTAATCGTTCGCTTAAGTGGCTCGAATTACTTTTCGAAGATAGACCTGTCGCAAGCGTATAATCAGATTGAACTGGATGATTCCAAAAATATTACC GATATACCTAATGTTGAAGTGTTCTTGGATGACGTAGTAATTGGAGGAAAGAACAGGCAGGAACATTTGCGGGCGGTCGAGTCGGTCTTTAGTAGGTTACACCGTTAcgggttaaaattaaaaagtaataagtgCGTTTTCCTGGTAGATGAGATAAAATATTTAGGCTATGTATTAAATAAGGAGGGCATAAAAACGGACCCAGATAAAATTGAAGCCATAACAAAGATACCAAGGCCCAGCAATGTAACTGAACTACGTTCATTTTTAGGTTTGGTAAATTTTTACGCGAAATTCGTTAGGAATATGAGCGTGAGACTAGTACCTTTATATGAGTTGTTGAAAAGAGATACGAAATGGGTTTGGTCAAAGGAATGCGAGCGGGCGTTCAAAGAAGTTAAGACCTTATTAACTAGTGCAGAGGTGTTATCGCATTATGATCCCGCGCGGCCACTTATCGTAACATGCGACGCGAGCGCGAAGGGCATAGGTGCAGTCCTCTCTCAACCGAGTCGGAATGGGGACTGTGAGCGACCGGTGGCCTACGCATCGCGGACACTAAATGatgcagaaaaaaattattcccAAATACATCGCGAAGCGCTTGCAATTATATTTTCCGTTCATAAGTTTCATCAATATTTATATGGTCGGCATTTTACCTTGCGTACCGACCACAAGCCTTTAGTGTCGATCTTTGGCCCACACACGGGGATACCGACGATGGTGGCTAGCCGTATGCAGCGCTGGGCTATTATTTTATCCGCGTACACATTCGATATCGAGTACGTGCGTACCGATAAGAACGGGGCGGACGGTTTGTCGAGGTTACCGATGACAGGTAAACAACTCGCGGCTCGGCAGGTACCGGAGCAGACTTACTTACACTTTATACAGGAAGCTTTGCTGTTAGATTACAATGAGATAAAAAAACATACGACTAGGGACCCAGATTTATCGaaaatacttagttacttacGGGACGGTTGGCCCACGGAGAATAGTATTACTAATTTGCAACCTTATTTTAATCGCAAAAATGAGTTATATGAAGAGCTGGGATGCGTGATGTGGGGTCATAGGTTAGTGGTTCCGGAGACGTGTAGGGATAGAGTGTTGAAAATGATTCATGAGCCTCACATGGGAATAGTGAAATCTAAGTCTTTAGCACGCAGTTACGTTTGGTGGCCTTCGTTAGACGAGTCTATACAACGTGTATGCCAAGGATGCGAGGTATGCGCGGCGCAGGCGGACGCGCCGCCGAAGCAAGCCGTACGTATGTGGCCGTGGCCTAACAGACCTTGGTCACGGATCCACCTGGATTTCATGGGccctatttttggaaaaacgtaTTTAGTGATCGTAGATGCAACGTCTAAATGGATAGAAGTATTCCAGGTGCCGAATACGGCGTCTACGGTAGTTATTGACAGACTTACGGAGTTATTCAGTAGATTCGGGTTAGCTAAACAGATAATAACAGACAATGCGAGCTATTTCGCCAGCACGGAGTTTAGGAATTTTACACAAAGTAACGGGATCGAGCATATTTTTACGGCTCCGTACCACCCCGCCTCGAACGGTTTAGCGGAAAACGCAGTGAGAACACTAAAACGCGTGATTAAGAAAGCGGTGTCAGAGAGACAGAACGTAGACAGGGCTCTCTGGACCTTTTTGATGCATTATAGGAATACGGAACATTCGACCACCGGGGAGTGCCCCGCCATGTTGCTGTTAGGTAGGCGGCTTCGGACCAAACTAGACGCTTTAAAACCGGATAGGGAGAGGAAAGTAGCTAAGGTACAGCAACATCAAAGAGAAATGGCGAAAGGAGTAGAAAGGGAGGTAAACCCAGAGGATGAAGTGTGGTATAGGCAGTATCTTAAGAGAGAAAAGTGGGTCCCGGGTCAGGTCGTGGAATGTACCGGTCCAAGCAATTATAAAGTCAGAGGTCAGGATGGAGACTTAGTTCATAGGCACATCGATCAGCTTAAGAAACGGTCCACCAGGTTTTCTCTCGCTTGTCCTACTACAAGCTTAAATCAGGAGTCTAGCACAGATCCTCAATCGCCGGCGGCTTTATCGGAGCAGGTCCAGCCGGAGCGGTCCACACGAGGTGACATTGAAGCGCCAGTTACACCGGGTAGCTCGACAGGGTCAGATAAGGTCCATACGAATACTCCGGCTTCACCGGAGTTCCAAGATGCCGTGGAGAGTAACGAGTCTCCGGCTCAGACCCGCCGCCGCAGTACCTCACCGGCTCACGCAATAACGCCGGAGCCGCGTCCACTGAGACAATGTAGAATAAGGAAACCTTTTAATAAACTTTGA
- the LOC123874813 gene encoding uncharacterized protein LOC123874813 gives MSIGKVKEFDIKSGVWSSYVERLEMYFTVNNVKGDLKLPTLIAVMGDEAYELLVNLSSPKKPSELKYEDAIELLRRHLQPAPSVLAERFRFRQRRQAADENIASYVAELKKLTRHCKLGDNLNENLRDQFVCGLRSDLIRQRLFAEEETISFANAVKLANSLEAAERDAAAVDTAGAAEAAGAARGADGAAAAALHTMAGTENGRWRRSAARARSVQDQSAARNGAGARTRSSVKGTGYRCKGCTSTLHSYEACRFRDYVCSRCQSRGHIRRACVQKAGAGSGRFNAVHYGDAEGIASEEEMESDFHHLCLNDYKAV, from the exons ATGTCGATCGGAAAAGTGAAGGAATTCGATATAAAAAGCGGGGTGTGGTCGTCATACGTCGAGCGGCTTGAGATGTATTTTACAGTTAATAATGTTAAGGGTGACCTCAAGCTACCTACGTTGATAGCGGTGATGGGAGATGAGGCTTACGAGCTTCTAGTCAACCTGTCCAGCCCAAAGAAACCGTCAGAGTTGAAATATGAGGACGCAATCGAGTTATTACGTCGGCATTTACAACCGGCTCCTTCAGTTTTGGCAGAGAGATTCAGATTTAGACAGAGAAGACAGGCGGCGGACGAGAATATAGCCAGCTATGTCGCCGAGTTGAAGAAGTTGACGCGCCATTGTAAGCTGGGGGATAATTTGAACGAGAACCTGCGAGACCAGTTCGTGTGCGGATTGAGGAGCGATCTCATCCGACAAAGGTTGTTCGCGGAGGAGGAAACGATTAGTTTCGCCAACGCGGTGAAACTCGCCAACTCGTTAGAGGCCGCGGAACGGGACGCGGCGGCAGTGGACACGGCGGGAGCGGCGGAGGCCGCCGGGGCAGCGCGCGGCGCGGACGGCGCCGCGGCCGCGGCCCTCCATACGATGGCCGGGACGGAGAACGGGCGGTGGCGGCGGTCGGCCGCGCGCGCCCGAAGTGTGCAGGACCAGAGTGCGGCGCGGAACGGCGCGGGAGCGCGAACCAGGAGCAGTGTGAAGGGGACAGGGTACCGTTGTAAAGGTTGCACGTCCACGCTCCACAGCTATGAAGCCTGTAGATTCCGGGATTACGTGTGCTCCCGGTGTCAATCCCGGGGCCATATTCGGCGCGCCTGCGTTCAGAAGGCCGGCGCTGGCTCGGGAAGGTTCAATGCGGTGCACTACGGGGACGCGGAAGGAATAGCCAGTGAGGAGGAAATGGAAAGTGATTTCCACCATCTCTGTTTGAATGATTACAAGGCG GTATAA